The Methanomicrobia archaeon genome includes a region encoding these proteins:
- the aroD gene encoding type I 3-dehydroquinate dehydratase — protein sequence MNALALLGNAPVIVGVLSTLSVHDATRARDQGADAIELRIDLMNEEDRDIKKLQGFVSQLDVPVIATNRRKEEGGAFTGTELERIALLISILDTVNVDAVDIELSSPPEEKQMLVEKAKSLRVPVICSFHDFNGTPSRSELEAIVTHMYDEGASIAKIAVTPQTFSDALLVLDLTDTLTQTGKVITTIGMGPVGKHLRLIAPLYGSVLTYGYIEGEEAVAPGQFSVKELRSMLELLGVK from the coding sequence ATGAACGCGTTAGCATTACTGGGAAACGCACCGGTTATCGTCGGCGTACTGAGCACGCTGTCCGTCCACGACGCGACGCGCGCGCGAGACCAGGGCGCTGACGCTATAGAATTGCGGATAGACCTCATGAACGAGGAAGATCGCGATATAAAGAAGCTACAAGGATTCGTATCGCAGCTCGACGTGCCGGTGATTGCAACGAACAGAAGGAAGGAAGAAGGCGGCGCGTTCACTGGCACCGAATTGGAGCGAATTGCACTGCTCATCAGCATCCTCGACACCGTTAACGTGGATGCGGTAGACATCGAGCTTTCTTCTCCGCCGGAGGAAAAACAGATGTTAGTAGAGAAGGCGAAAAGCCTTCGCGTTCCTGTTATTTGCTCGTTTCATGATTTTAACGGTACGCCATCACGTTCGGAGCTCGAAGCGATCGTTACACACATGTACGACGAGGGCGCGAGCATTGCGAAGATCGCGGTGACGCCGCAAACATTCAGCGATGCACTGCTGGTACTCGATCTTACTGATACGCTCACACAAACGGGCAAGGTGATCACAACGATCGGTATGGGCCCTGTGGGTAAGCATCTGCGTCTCATAGCGCCACTGTACGGATCGGTATTGACCTACGGGTATATCGAAGGTGAGGAAGCAGTAGCACCGGGCCAATTCAGTGTCAAGGAACTCAGGAGCATGCTGGAGCTCTTAGGCGTCAAATAA